Proteins from a single region of Labedella gwakjiensis:
- a CDS encoding sensor histidine kinase: MAHSALTPVFVGLRTGLHALFVGLTMLVVVRALLPADDRTASHPDDVQVTVLAVLLLATYALGGVIARRRRHGLAQLWLAVLSAEWAALVWLSSDAAYLVFPLFFLYLHVLGRVWGSVAVVAATAAVIVALGLHGGWSVGGVVGPLVGAGVALLIGLGYEALAREAAEREALMQELLAARGQLAETEHESGVLAERARLAREIHDTLAQGLSSIQLLLHAAERADPDRAGVEHIRLARETAAANLADARRFIRELTPPELDGQGLGGALRRLADQQWTTRGLHVDVDVSDQVELPMHVRTALLRIAQGAIANVLQHADARSASISLREEGERIVFVIADDGRGFDVRRQQLEQDARSDSFGLRAIRERVDQLGGTLTVDSRPGGGTALLVDLARSTPAPDDRTPA, translated from the coding sequence ATGGCTCACTCCGCGCTCACCCCCGTCTTCGTGGGTCTGCGCACCGGGCTGCACGCCCTGTTCGTGGGGCTCACCATGCTCGTGGTGGTCCGCGCGCTGCTTCCGGCCGACGACCGCACCGCCTCCCACCCGGATGACGTGCAGGTGACGGTGCTCGCTGTGCTGCTGCTTGCGACCTACGCGCTCGGCGGTGTGATCGCACGCCGTCGCCGGCACGGTCTGGCGCAGCTCTGGCTCGCCGTGCTGAGCGCGGAGTGGGCGGCTCTCGTCTGGCTCAGCTCCGACGCCGCGTACCTCGTGTTCCCCCTCTTCTTTCTCTACCTCCATGTGCTCGGCCGCGTATGGGGGTCCGTAGCGGTCGTCGCGGCGACCGCCGCAGTGATCGTCGCCCTCGGCCTGCACGGCGGCTGGAGTGTCGGCGGTGTGGTCGGCCCGCTCGTGGGTGCGGGCGTCGCCCTCCTCATCGGGCTCGGTTACGAGGCGCTCGCTCGCGAAGCGGCGGAGCGGGAGGCGCTCATGCAGGAGCTGCTCGCCGCGCGGGGCCAACTCGCCGAGACGGAGCACGAGTCCGGGGTGCTCGCCGAGCGCGCCCGCCTCGCACGCGAGATCCACGACACCCTCGCTCAGGGACTGTCGAGCATTCAGCTCCTCCTGCACGCGGCGGAACGCGCCGACCCGGATCGCGCGGGAGTGGAGCACATCCGGCTCGCGCGTGAGACGGCCGCCGCGAACCTCGCCGATGCGCGCCGATTCATCCGCGAACTCACGCCGCCCGAGCTCGACGGTCAGGGGCTCGGCGGGGCGCTGCGCCGTCTCGCCGACCAGCAGTGGACGACGCGCGGACTGCACGTGGACGTCGACGTGTCCGACCAGGTGGAGCTTCCGATGCACGTGCGGACCGCGCTGTTGCGCATCGCGCAGGGCGCCATCGCGAACGTGCTGCAGCACGCCGACGCACGCAGCGCCTCGATCTCGTTGCGTGAGGAGGGGGAGCGGATCGTGTTCGTGATCGCGGACGACGGCCGCGGCTTCGACGTGCGGAGGCAGCAGCTCGAACAGGATGCGCGGTCCGACTCCTTCGGACTCCGCGCCATCCGCGAGCGCGTCGACCAGCTCGGCGGGACCCTCACCGTCGACTCCCGGCCGGGCGGCGGAACGGCGCTTCTCGTCGATCTGGCCCGCTCGACGCCCGCGCCCGACGATCGGACGCCCGCATGA
- a CDS encoding response regulator — protein sequence MIRLVIADDHPVVRAGLIALFSIEDGIEVVAEASTPDEAVAAAEHENPDVVLLDLQFGPRAAGTAADATRRIRAIDAAPYVLILTNYDSDADILGAVEAGASGYLLKDAPPHELIAAVRAAAAGESALAPVIASRLLDRMRAPQVSLSAREIQVLELVAAGRSNTEVAAELFVSDTTVKSHLAHVFSKLGVTSRTAAVSAARARGILR from the coding sequence ATGATCCGCCTCGTGATCGCCGACGACCACCCGGTGGTGCGCGCCGGCCTCATCGCCCTGTTCTCGATCGAGGACGGCATCGAGGTCGTCGCCGAAGCATCGACCCCCGACGAGGCCGTCGCGGCGGCCGAGCACGAGAACCCGGACGTAGTCCTGCTCGATCTTCAGTTCGGCCCGCGTGCCGCCGGAACGGCGGCCGACGCGACCCGACGCATCCGCGCGATCGACGCCGCGCCCTACGTGCTGATCCTCACGAACTACGACTCGGACGCCGACATCCTGGGGGCCGTCGAGGCAGGGGCGAGCGGCTACCTGCTGAAGGACGCTCCCCCGCACGAGCTGATCGCCGCCGTGCGCGCGGCCGCCGCGGGCGAGAGCGCCCTCGCTCCCGTGATCGCGTCGCGCCTCCTCGACCGGATGCGCGCGCCGCAGGTGAGTCTGAGCGCGCGGGAGATCCAGGTGCTCGAACTCGTCGCGGCCGGCCGGTCCAACACCGAGGTGGCGGCCGAGCTGTTCGTGAGCGACACCACCGTGAAGTCGCATCTCGCGCACGTGTTCTCCAAACTCGGCGTCACCTCGCGCACCGCCGCGGTCTCGGCGGCCCGCGCCCGCGGCATCCTCCGCTGA
- a CDS encoding ribokinase yields the protein MKIAVVGSYGAGLTMRVPRSPGAGETVSGGQFDEGPGGKGSNQAIGAARLGAEVSLLTAIGYDAFGRAAIDLWRAEGVDAAKVVTAERPTMVGFILVEPSGENRIAIASGALDELDAAAVRTFSDEIAAADVLVVSMEIPEAAVVEALRIGRERGTTTVLNPAPARALPDEAWALIDVITPNETEAPVLLGREADVALDDEDLVRDLQRRTGGSAILTRGASGALLAEPHGAITVIEPVRVETVVDTTGAGDSYTAALAVALAEGSTLPDAARFAAAAGAHAVTIAGVIPSLPSRSDLPSPIGSTR from the coding sequence ATGAAGATCGCAGTTGTCGGTAGCTACGGCGCCGGTTTGACGATGCGGGTCCCCCGCTCCCCCGGAGCCGGCGAAACCGTCTCTGGCGGTCAGTTCGACGAAGGACCCGGGGGCAAGGGCTCGAATCAGGCCATCGGTGCTGCCCGCCTCGGCGCCGAGGTATCCCTCCTCACCGCGATCGGGTACGACGCGTTCGGCCGGGCGGCGATCGACCTCTGGCGAGCCGAGGGCGTCGACGCCGCCAAAGTGGTCACCGCCGAGCGACCCACGATGGTCGGCTTCATCCTGGTCGAGCCGTCGGGCGAGAACCGGATCGCGATCGCGTCGGGCGCCCTCGACGAGCTCGACGCCGCCGCGGTCCGCACCTTCTCCGACGAGATCGCCGCGGCGGACGTCCTCGTCGTCTCGATGGAGATCCCCGAGGCCGCCGTCGTGGAGGCGCTGCGCATCGGCCGCGAACGAGGCACGACCACCGTCCTCAATCCGGCTCCCGCCCGCGCACTGCCCGACGAGGCCTGGGCGCTCATCGACGTGATCACACCCAACGAGACCGAGGCACCGGTGCTCCTGGGCCGAGAAGCCGACGTCGCCCTCGACGACGAGGACCTCGTCCGTGACCTGCAGCGGCGCACGGGCGGGAGCGCCATCCTCACTCGAGGCGCATCCGGTGCGCTCCTCGCCGAGCCCCACGGCGCCATCACCGTCATCGAGCCCGTGCGGGTGGAGACCGTCGTCGACACCACCGGGGCCGGCGACTCCTACACGGCCGCACTCGCCGTCGCCCTCGCAGAGGGGTCCACGCTTCCGGATGCCGCCCGCTTCGCGGCGGCGGCCGGCGCCCACGCCGTGACGATCGCGGGTGTCATCCCCTCCCTCCCCTCTCGCTCCGACCTGCCCAGCCCGATTGGATCCACCCGATGA
- a CDS encoding ABC transporter permease — translation MTATTAPTRPPAFRLQNLFRARETGVLAALVLLFLLGVVLSPSFAQPGNLLSVGQQIAQIGIMAVGSTLVIINGEIDLSVGSVYALSAITTGMAIADGVPWTIALIIGVVVGALAGLLNGLAVVLLGVPSFIVTLGSLSVFRGVALLISDGAPISLSSDQPGVAEFTLLGQGRLFGAIPMQLIIFAVIAALGIVLLSRSRLGFNTYAVGGNQESARLVGIHVKRVKLAAFVLSGLTAGIAGVLGLSFLSYVQGVTGTGLELTVISAIIIGGAALFGGSGTMWGTVIGVVFIGLLQNILNINGISSFWQTVVTGLVIVAAVAADTWQRKRKTRA, via the coding sequence ATGACCGCGACCACCGCACCGACGCGACCGCCAGCCTTCCGCCTTCAGAACCTCTTCCGGGCGCGCGAGACCGGAGTGCTCGCCGCCCTCGTCCTGCTCTTCCTCCTGGGCGTCGTGCTCTCACCGAGCTTCGCCCAGCCCGGGAACCTGCTCTCCGTCGGACAGCAGATCGCCCAGATCGGCATCATGGCCGTCGGCTCGACGCTCGTCATCATCAACGGTGAGATCGACCTCTCCGTGGGCTCGGTCTACGCCCTGTCGGCGATCACGACGGGGATGGCCATCGCGGACGGTGTCCCGTGGACGATCGCCCTCATCATCGGAGTCGTCGTGGGGGCTCTGGCGGGGCTCCTCAACGGTCTCGCCGTCGTCCTCCTCGGCGTGCCGTCGTTCATCGTCACGCTCGGAAGTCTGAGCGTCTTCCGCGGCGTCGCGCTGCTGATCTCCGATGGAGCGCCGATCTCCCTGTCGAGCGACCAGCCAGGCGTCGCCGAGTTCACCCTCCTCGGCCAGGGGCGACTCTTCGGAGCCATCCCCATGCAGCTCATCATCTTCGCCGTGATCGCCGCTCTCGGCATCGTCCTCCTCTCGCGGTCGCGCCTCGGATTCAACACGTACGCCGTCGGCGGCAACCAGGAATCCGCCCGCCTCGTGGGCATCCACGTCAAGAGGGTCAAGCTCGCCGCGTTCGTCCTCTCCGGCCTCACTGCGGGGATCGCCGGCGTCCTCGGACTGTCGTTCCTGTCGTACGTGCAGGGCGTGACGGGAACGGGACTCGAGCTCACCGTCATCTCCGCGATCATCATCGGCGGCGCTGCGCTGTTCGGCGGCTCCGGGACGATGTGGGGCACGGTCATCGGCGTCGTCTTCATCGGACTCCTCCAGAACATCCTCAACATCAACGGCATCTCGTCGTTCTGGCAGACCGTCGTCACCGGCCTCGTCATCGTCGCCGCCGTAGCCGCAGACACCTGGCAGCGCAAGCGCAAGACGCGCGCCTGA
- a CDS encoding sugar ABC transporter substrate-binding protein, translated as MSLASTTRRLLAAGAVAAAATLTLGGCGAITTGSESASGEDGFQIADYIQERIDSGEPLRIKLSYHDPSLAFATPISAGMERAGEELGAEVQLIGPTGGDAAKQVSELQTLIQQESVDALAVSSASSDALKPVIAQAYDAGIPIISFNTDNPDSKQMGFVGQDLKASGQSEAEELVKLLGDGATGKVVVFSLDTGAGWSNDRFSGFEAGMGGSGLEVVGPVNVGNEPNAAYNTVESTMAGQSDVTAIAGLDCCSTTAAAKWVEQSGNAGKITMVGFDLLPQTADFVKNGVVSFTISQNPEEQGYQAVKVLYDFLTEDTAIEGVDTGAQIIDADNLSEATVEG; from the coding sequence ATGTCCCTTGCATCCACCACCCGGCGTCTACTCGCCGCCGGCGCCGTCGCCGCGGCCGCCACACTCACGCTCGGAGGCTGCGGCGCCATCACGACGGGAAGCGAGTCCGCGTCCGGCGAAGACGGCTTCCAGATCGCCGACTACATCCAGGAGCGGATCGACTCCGGTGAGCCGCTCCGCATCAAGCTCAGCTACCACGACCCGTCCCTGGCCTTCGCCACCCCGATCAGCGCCGGCATGGAGCGCGCCGGCGAGGAGCTCGGTGCAGAGGTGCAGCTGATCGGCCCGACCGGTGGCGACGCCGCCAAGCAGGTGTCCGAGCTGCAGACCCTCATCCAGCAGGAGTCGGTCGACGCGCTCGCCGTCTCCTCCGCGTCGAGTGACGCCCTGAAGCCCGTGATCGCGCAGGCGTACGACGCCGGGATCCCGATCATCTCCTTCAACACCGACAACCCGGACTCGAAGCAGATGGGCTTCGTCGGCCAGGACCTGAAGGCCTCCGGCCAGTCGGAGGCCGAGGAGCTCGTGAAGCTCCTCGGAGACGGAGCGACCGGAAAGGTCGTCGTCTTCTCGCTCGACACCGGAGCCGGGTGGTCCAACGACCGCTTCAGCGGCTTCGAGGCCGGCATGGGGGGATCGGGCCTCGAGGTCGTCGGCCCCGTGAACGTCGGCAACGAGCCGAACGCCGCGTACAACACCGTCGAATCGACGATGGCCGGGCAGAGCGACGTGACCGCGATCGCAGGACTCGACTGCTGCAGCACCACCGCGGCGGCCAAGTGGGTGGAGCAGTCCGGCAACGCCGGGAAGATCACAATGGTCGGCTTCGACCTGCTCCCGCAGACCGCGGACTTCGTGAAGAACGGCGTGGTCTCCTTCACGATCAGCCAGAACCCGGAAGAGCAGGGCTACCAGGCCGTGAAGGTGCTCTACGACTTCCTCACCGAGGACACCGCCATCGAGGGCGTGGACACGGGCGCCCAGATCATCGACGCCGACAACCTGAGCGAAGCGACGGTCGAAGGCTGA
- a CDS encoding sugar ABC transporter ATP-binding protein encodes MSTLPPTAGAVDTPAAHADAPAIRIEHLSRNFGPVRALEDVSFEVTTGEVTALLGENGAGKSTLLKILAGLQPPSGGSVTAFGRPVGSFDPHTMLTEHGIAMVPQELSLLPDRSVAENILSGIEPGNRWFPSRRRMVDRAMELLAELDLRVDPNATVRTLDLATQQLVVVARSIARECRVLILDEPTAMLTPAESDRLFRLMATLKEAGTTMVYVSHRMPEVFLLADRIEVLRDGRHVASWRRSEVTPDQAVAAMVGRELGQFTSRAELVGPTDAGGARPAPALRAIGLSGRRHHAVDLEVRPGEILGVAGLPDSGRVELLHNLFGGDRGTGGTVELLGSPYENRSPIASVERRLGFVPGERRAQGLLTTMSVAENVGVLTVRALTRAGLVRRGAFEKKAEKLAQGFRVKTSTMDQPITNLSGGNQQKAMLARWIAIDPAVLILDEPTRGVDVGAKAEIYEQLFALADRGVAIICSSSDLPELLTVTDRIAVMAEGTVVDIVPTATATEESIMTIATGATVRAATA; translated from the coding sequence ATGTCGACGCTCCCTCCGACGGCCGGGGCCGTCGACACCCCCGCAGCGCATGCGGATGCTCCGGCGATCCGCATCGAGCACCTCAGCCGCAACTTCGGGCCCGTGCGTGCCCTCGAGGACGTGAGCTTCGAGGTCACCACCGGCGAGGTGACCGCACTCCTGGGCGAGAACGGCGCGGGCAAGTCGACGCTCCTCAAGATCCTCGCGGGTCTGCAGCCGCCGAGCGGAGGGAGCGTCACAGCCTTCGGGCGGCCGGTCGGATCGTTCGACCCTCACACGATGCTCACCGAACACGGCATCGCGATGGTCCCGCAGGAGCTGTCGCTGCTGCCGGATCGGAGCGTGGCAGAGAACATCCTCTCGGGCATCGAGCCCGGCAATCGGTGGTTCCCGTCGCGGCGTCGCATGGTGGATCGCGCAATGGAACTGCTCGCGGAGCTCGACCTCCGAGTCGATCCGAACGCGACGGTCCGCACCCTGGATCTGGCGACCCAGCAGCTCGTCGTCGTCGCCCGATCGATCGCCCGGGAGTGCCGCGTCCTCATCCTCGACGAGCCCACGGCGATGCTCACACCGGCGGAGAGCGACCGGCTCTTCCGGCTCATGGCCACCCTCAAGGAGGCGGGGACCACGATGGTCTACGTCTCCCACCGCATGCCCGAGGTGTTCCTCCTGGCAGACCGCATCGAGGTGCTTCGCGATGGCCGACATGTGGCATCGTGGCGCCGCAGCGAGGTGACGCCCGATCAGGCCGTCGCGGCCATGGTGGGGCGCGAGCTCGGCCAGTTCACCAGTCGCGCCGAGCTCGTCGGCCCGACCGATGCCGGCGGCGCCCGTCCGGCTCCCGCGCTCCGTGCGATCGGGCTGTCGGGGCGGCGGCATCACGCCGTGGACCTGGAGGTGCGCCCCGGCGAGATCCTCGGTGTCGCCGGGCTGCCCGACAGCGGACGCGTCGAGCTGCTGCACAACCTCTTCGGCGGCGACAGGGGGACGGGAGGAACCGTCGAACTCCTCGGCTCGCCGTACGAGAACCGCAGCCCCATCGCGAGCGTCGAACGACGTCTCGGATTCGTGCCCGGCGAGCGCCGCGCGCAGGGCCTGCTCACCACCATGAGCGTCGCCGAGAACGTCGGCGTGCTCACCGTGAGAGCCCTCACCCGGGCCGGACTCGTGCGACGCGGCGCCTTCGAGAAGAAGGCCGAGAAGCTCGCCCAGGGCTTCCGCGTGAAGACGTCGACGATGGACCAGCCGATCACCAATCTCTCGGGCGGCAACCAGCAGAAGGCCATGCTCGCGCGCTGGATCGCGATCGACCCGGCCGTTCTGATCCTCGACGAACCGACCCGCGGCGTGGACGTCGGCGCGAAGGCGGAGATCTACGAGCAGCTCTTCGCCCTCGCCGACCGAGGTGTCGCGATCATCTGCTCGTCGTCCGACCTCCCCGAACTCCTCACCGTCACCGATCGGATCGCCGTCATGGCGGAGGGCACCGTGGTCGACATCGTGCCGACGGCAACGGCCACGGAGGAATCCATCATGACCATCGCCACCGGTGCGACCGTCCGCGCGGCCACCGCGTGA
- the rbsD gene encoding D-ribose pyranase: MKRSGILNAPLSGALATLGHTDLILVVDAGFPIPADANRVDLAIAENLPDLRTVLGLISEEIIVEGVVRADDVVSNNPRLDEWLLSTFDDAEFSTRTHAEMLGELAQQAKVIVRTGAFEPWGNIGLICGVDVPKWFGGDGVIAPDYYASKL; encoded by the coding sequence ATGAAGCGCTCCGGTATTCTGAACGCACCCCTGAGCGGCGCTCTCGCGACGCTCGGCCACACCGACCTGATCCTCGTGGTCGACGCCGGGTTCCCCATCCCCGCGGATGCGAACCGCGTCGACCTCGCGATCGCGGAGAACCTGCCGGACCTCCGGACGGTTCTCGGGCTCATCTCCGAGGAGATCATCGTCGAGGGCGTCGTCCGCGCCGACGACGTCGTCTCCAACAACCCGCGACTCGACGAGTGGCTGCTCTCGACCTTCGACGACGCCGAGTTCTCGACCCGCACGCACGCGGAGATGCTCGGCGAGCTCGCGCAGCAGGCGAAGGTCATCGTCCGTACCGGCGCGTTCGAACCCTGGGGGAACATCGGCCTGATCTGCGGGGTCGACGTGCCCAAGTGGTTCGGCGGCGATGGCGTGATCGCCCCCGACTACTACGCCTCGAAGCTCTGA
- the deoC gene encoding deoxyribose-phosphate aldolase: MTDTTTSPLELSPAELAPYIQHTKIELGSTRDEMIAHARETAEHGFNAAMVSASWVPLVAAELAGTGIGIASALDFPTVGVMTSAGKAAEAAEIARLGATQLDIGVQIGWLKSGMYDEFREDIAGVVRASGIPVKVMLELPLLTEAEKEAAVELSMEAGAAYLKNASSGAVETANPESVRYLVERARPGVLVKASGSIKSYGQALALLGAGAVLLGTSAGLSIISDTGDDTTTSY; the protein is encoded by the coding sequence GTGACAGACACGACCACGAGCCCCCTCGAGCTCAGCCCGGCGGAACTCGCCCCGTACATCCAGCACACCAAGATCGAACTCGGTTCCACGCGCGACGAGATGATCGCGCACGCCCGCGAGACCGCCGAGCACGGCTTCAACGCCGCGATGGTGTCCGCGTCGTGGGTACCGCTCGTCGCCGCGGAGCTCGCCGGCACCGGTATCGGTATCGCGTCGGCGCTCGACTTCCCGACGGTCGGTGTGATGACGAGCGCCGGCAAGGCTGCGGAGGCCGCAGAGATCGCCCGACTCGGAGCCACACAGCTCGACATCGGTGTGCAGATCGGCTGGCTGAAGAGCGGCATGTACGACGAGTTCCGCGAGGACATCGCCGGCGTGGTTCGAGCCTCCGGGATCCCGGTCAAGGTCATGCTCGAGCTGCCGCTCCTCACGGAGGCCGAGAAGGAGGCCGCCGTCGAACTCTCCATGGAGGCCGGGGCGGCCTACCTCAAGAACGCGTCGAGCGGCGCCGTCGAGACCGCGAATCCCGAGAGCGTCCGCTACCTCGTCGAGCGTGCCCGTCCCGGCGTGCTCGTGAAGGCCTCTGGGTCGATCAAGAGCTACGGGCAGGCGCTCGCGCTCCTCGGCGCCGGGGCCGTGCTCCTCGGAACGAGCGCCGGCCTGTCGATCATCTCCGACACGGGCGACGACACCACAACGAGCTACTGA
- a CDS encoding GntR family transcriptional regulator, with translation MNGMEPPIADGVINRGAPVAIHAQISEQIRNRIAHGEWPAHYRLKSEPELAADLGVSRGTVRRALATLIEEGLLRQVRGRGTFVTSMTFEPSIAQRLSTLSEDFASQGVLFDTTVLTHGLVTPPQPVAALLDLPALGSVFHLDRLRSTAGEPVTLLSNFVRADVVPGIEEFDFSELSLFGVLEGHFGLKIGTARRTFSAESATAEVAEALQLPVGAPVQYLQQVTYLTDGRPIEYSDVWIHSERLKVTSLLSRR, from the coding sequence ATGAACGGCATGGAGCCGCCGATCGCGGATGGGGTCATCAACCGTGGAGCCCCCGTGGCCATACACGCGCAGATCTCCGAGCAGATCCGCAACCGCATCGCGCACGGGGAGTGGCCGGCCCACTACCGCCTGAAGTCCGAGCCGGAACTCGCGGCCGATCTCGGCGTCAGCCGAGGAACGGTGCGGCGGGCCCTCGCCACGCTCATCGAGGAGGGTCTGCTCCGCCAGGTGCGCGGTCGTGGCACCTTCGTCACGTCGATGACGTTCGAACCCTCGATCGCCCAGCGGCTGAGCACCCTGTCCGAGGACTTCGCCTCACAGGGGGTCCTCTTCGACACGACGGTGCTCACCCACGGCCTCGTCACGCCGCCGCAGCCCGTCGCGGCGCTCCTCGACCTCCCCGCTCTCGGCAGCGTCTTCCACCTGGACCGGCTGCGGTCGACCGCGGGCGAACCGGTCACGCTCCTCAGCAACTTCGTGCGCGCCGATGTGGTGCCGGGGATCGAGGAGTTCGACTTCTCGGAGCTCAGCCTGTTCGGCGTGCTGGAGGGTCACTTCGGCCTTAAGATCGGGACCGCGCGACGCACCTTCAGCGCCGAATCGGCGACGGCGGAGGTCGCCGAAGCCCTCCAGCTGCCCGTCGGCGCTCCCGTGCAGTACCTCCAGCAGGTCACCTATCTGACGGACGGACGCCCCATCGAGTACTCCGACGTGTGGATCCACAGCGAACGACTCAAAGTCACCTCGCTCCTCTCACGTCGCTGA
- a CDS encoding DUF2200 domain-containing protein, which translates to MTGHRIFGVPFASIYPLYVTKAERKGHTAEEIDHVLSWLTGYDEAGLKRTLADEVTLEQFFADAPAMNPNAQLITGTICGVRVQEVEDPLMQKIRYMDLLVDEVARGKKMTSILRGS; encoded by the coding sequence ATGACCGGCCACCGCATATTCGGAGTCCCGTTCGCGTCCATCTATCCCCTCTATGTGACGAAGGCGGAGCGGAAGGGGCACACCGCTGAGGAGATCGACCACGTCCTGTCGTGGCTCACCGGCTACGACGAGGCCGGCCTCAAGCGCACCCTCGCCGATGAGGTCACGCTCGAGCAGTTCTTCGCCGACGCTCCCGCGATGAACCCGAACGCGCAGCTCATCACGGGCACGATCTGCGGCGTCCGCGTGCAGGAGGTGGAGGATCCGCTCATGCAGAAGATCCGCTACATGGACCTGCTCGTCGACGAGGTCGCCCGCGGGAAGAAGATGACCTCGATCCTGCGCGGGTCCTGA
- a CDS encoding DUF4287 domain-containing protein — protein MTDDNRVLAPAPPADGSKPKGPASYFPSIEKTYGKPIQEWLDLTADRLASGEPHMQVVTWLKTEHGLGHGHANAIVAYVKAKLAAS, from the coding sequence ATGACCGACGACAACCGCGTCCTCGCACCCGCGCCTCCGGCCGACGGCTCGAAGCCGAAGGGGCCGGCGTCCTACTTCCCGAGCATCGAGAAGACCTACGGGAAGCCCATCCAGGAGTGGCTCGACCTCACGGCCGATCGGCTCGCGAGCGGGGAGCCGCACATGCAGGTGGTCACGTGGCTCAAGACCGAGCATGGCCTGGGCCACGGGCACGCGAACGCGATCGTCGCCTACGTGAAGGCCAAGCTCGCCGCGTCATAG
- a CDS encoding NAD(P)/FAD-dependent oxidoreductase encodes MKKDIVIVGAGYAGFYTAWRLEKLLSRGEARVTVIDPRPFMTYQPFLPEVSAGSVEARHVAVSLRRHLRRTRVVAGSVTRIDHAARTVTVTPRDGDAFTLGYDIVVVTAGAVTRTFPIPGLIDEAIGMKQVEEAVAIRDHILTAFDRAATLPAGPERRRLLTVTFVGGGFSGVEGFGETLSLAHALVRSYPELRREEVSFHLVEAQGRILPEVTEKPGRWVVDHLRGRGGNVHLNTQLVSAVGGHVVLSTGEEYDSGLIVWVAGNTANPVVTHHSDLPLTPRGSIRVRADLRVEGEQGIVPGAWAAGDDAAVPDLANPTPGALTVPNAQHAVRQGRRLAANLVATIRGREPRPYVHHNLGVVATLGLGRGIFQYKGIVVRGFPAWVMHRGYHVLAVPTWERKVRVLLVWFGALVGGRDIVSLASRAEPRRAFVSGGQPAVTTPAGPAPDTTELRHSVGTSGGSGSGR; translated from the coding sequence GTGAAGAAGGACATCGTCATCGTGGGCGCAGGGTACGCCGGCTTCTACACCGCGTGGAGGCTCGAGAAGCTGCTGAGTCGGGGAGAAGCGCGCGTGACCGTCATCGACCCGCGCCCCTTCATGACGTACCAGCCGTTCCTCCCCGAAGTGTCCGCGGGGTCCGTCGAGGCCCGCCACGTGGCGGTGTCGCTCCGCCGGCACCTGCGTCGCACTCGCGTCGTCGCCGGATCGGTGACGCGCATCGACCATGCCGCGCGCACGGTCACCGTGACTCCGCGAGACGGCGACGCCTTCACGCTGGGATACGACATCGTCGTCGTGACGGCCGGTGCGGTCACACGGACGTTCCCCATCCCCGGTCTCATCGACGAGGCCATCGGCATGAAGCAGGTCGAGGAGGCGGTCGCCATCCGCGACCACATCCTCACGGCGTTCGACCGTGCGGCGACGCTCCCCGCCGGACCGGAGCGTCGAAGGCTCCTCACGGTCACGTTCGTTGGCGGTGGCTTCTCCGGAGTCGAGGGCTTCGGTGAGACCCTGTCGCTCGCCCACGCTCTCGTCCGCTCCTACCCGGAGCTGCGACGCGAGGAGGTGTCGTTCCACCTCGTCGAGGCGCAGGGCCGGATCCTCCCGGAGGTGACGGAGAAGCCGGGCCGCTGGGTCGTGGATCATCTTCGCGGGCGCGGCGGGAACGTCCACCTCAACACCCAGCTGGTCTCCGCCGTGGGCGGGCACGTCGTCCTCTCCACCGGAGAGGAGTACGATTCGGGCCTCATCGTGTGGGTGGCCGGCAACACGGCGAATCCCGTCGTCACGCACCACTCCGACCTGCCGCTCACGCCGCGCGGTTCGATCCGCGTCCGAGCCGACCTGCGCGTCGAGGGCGAGCAGGGCATCGTGCCCGGGGCATGGGCCGCCGGTGACGATGCTGCCGTTCCCGACCTGGCGAACCCGACACCCGGAGCACTGACCGTGCCGAACGCGCAGCACGCGGTGCGGCAGGGGAGGAGACTCGCCGCCAATCTCGTCGCGACGATCCGCGGGCGCGAACCGCGCCCGTACGTGCACCACAACCTCGGTGTCGTTGCGACGCTCGGCCTCGGGCGCGGCATCTTCCAGTACAAGGGCATCGTGGTGCGGGGCTTCCCCGCGTGGGTCATGCACCGCGGTTACCACGTACTCGCGGTGCCGACGTGGGAGCGGAAGGTCCGCGTCCTCCTCGTGTGGTTCGGTGCGCTCGTGGGCGGACGCGACATCGTATCGCTCGCGTCTCGGGCGGAGCCGCGACGCGCATTCGTCTCGGGCGGGCAGCCCGCCGTCACCACGCCGGCCGGGCCGGCTCCGGACACGACCGAACTCCGCCATAGTGTGGGGACGAGCGGCGGGAGCGGGAGCGGACGATGA